TCCATTTCGTTAAATTTTACATTTCGAGTAGTTGCAAATAATTCATGGCTCGGTCCGACCATTCTTGTATTTGGAACACTGCTACCACTTATTCTACTAATTTGAGAACTACTTTTTGGAAAGTTTCTACTAAATTCACTTAATAACCAAAAGGCATTATTTTCAATGGTTGCTACCTTCCATTTCTCAAATTTAAATGAATGTTTCTTCGTTCTAGTTTCATTCATTACCTTTACTTGAACATAGTCAGAATAAGGGAATAAGTAAAACTCAAAATGTTCATTTTCTTTTTTCAAATTTAGTAAATTACTATAAACTTCATCAATCAATATTTTTTTACTCTCATAACGATATGTTTTTGCAGGCTTTATTCTAATTTTAAATTTAACAACTATGCCAAGTAAACCTAACGACACGCCAATTGCCCTATATATATCTGTATTTTTTGTCTTTGAACAATCTAATAAATCACCTGATGGTAATACTACTGTCATCTCTTCGATTTGTGTAGATAGAATTCCGTGATTGATTCCTGTGCCGTGTGTACCCGTCAAAAATGCTCCTGCAATCGACTGAACATTAATATCACCTAAATTTTCTTGCGAATAACCTAATTCGTATAATTCATTCCCTAATTGCTCAAGCTTAGTTCCAGCCCAGACTTCAGCAATTTGTTCCTGTTTGTTGATTGAAATAATACCATTTAAATTATCTAGTGACATTAAATAGTCGTTTGTTGAAATTAGTGGAGTAAATGAGTGACTTGAACCTACTACTCTTATTTTCTTTTTTTCTGAGTTAGCTTTTTTAACGTGGTTTACAATTTCTTCAATTGAGGATGGATACAATACTTGATTCGGTTTAAACTTTACACTTCCAGACCAGTTTTTCCATAACATACTTTTCATAGGAAGCACCCCCTATCTCCTCTGTATGTTGTGAAACGGTCGATAATCTTATTTTTACTTACTACATACAAATGAGAAAAACGCTCAGCAATTTCACCAGACTTACTTGGTCTAAATAAAATAGCTTCTCCTATTTTTAAATCTTCATGTCCTGAATAAAAAACTGGGGTTTGAACTTCACCAGCACCTTCTAGTGGCAATAAAGTACAATGATTTGGGGAATATGGGGTCGGTAATTTTTCTTTTCCTACAGCACCTGATGCGATAAATCCTCCACTTGTGCATGTAAAAATCTTATCCGCTGGTTTTCGAATGATTGGTAAAGCAAAGCCTATTGCTGGCTGATATTGAAAACTTCTGTATTCATCAAATAATGTTGGAGCGTAAAATCCTGAGCCTACTGTTACTTCAGTAACAACTTTCTCCTTCGTCGTCGAGTGAAGACTTCCAGTACCTCCCCCATTTACAAACTCAAGATGGTAACCATCTTTTTCAATGTATTTAACAATTTCTTTTCTTTTTTTCGCTATTTCACCTAATGATTTCTTCTTTAAAAACTGGATTATTTTATTTTTCAATACCCTATTTTTTGCATCATCACCAACCCCTGCAATTTGAGCCTCATATCCCATAATTCCTTCCAAACGCACATTCAAGGATTGCAATATATGTGTTAGTAGTGGTACTAAATCTCTAGGTTCTTTTATTGGTGACCGTCTAACTCCAAAATGAAAACCAAAAAATGATGTACTCATGTCTATGTCGATACAAAGTGGAATAACAATCTCATTTTTTGCTGCAATCTTTTCAATAATAGTAATTTGTTCAGTCTGATCCACCATACATATGATTTTTTTACCCTTTTTTATTTGTAATGCTATTTTATTTAAACCTATTACATCAACTGTTGGATAACCAATTAATAAATTATCGAATCCATTTTCAGCAAGAAAATCTGCTTCATGGGGGTTGTAGCACATTAGCCCTTCATAACAATCATTGCTCTCTAAAATATATTTTAAAACTTGTACACTACGAATTGATTTTGTAGCAATTCGTATTTTCTTACCGTTTGATTTAGCGGCAATATCATCCACATTTTGAACAAAAGCATCCCAATCTAAAAAAGCACATGGCATAGACAATTTAGAAAATACCGATCGATCGACCATTTATTCACCTATCCCGTAGCATTTTATTTTTAATTTATGCTCAAAATTATTTAATAAGAATAAAAAAAAGTTACATAGAATACTTTCTATGTAACTTTTAATAGTCTATAAATCCCTTTAATATTTGACACGTTAAAGGACAATTCAATCTCGCAGAGTTATTTGATTG
This genomic interval from Gottfriedia acidiceleris contains the following:
- a CDS encoding D-arabinono-1,4-lactone oxidase, which produces MLPMKSMLWKNWSGSVKFKPNQVLYPSSIEEIVNHVKKANSEKKKIRVVGSSHSFTPLISTNDYLMSLDNLNGIISINKQEQIAEVWAGTKLEQLGNELYELGYSQENLGDINVQSIAGAFLTGTHGTGINHGILSTQIEEMTVVLPSGDLLDCSKTKNTDIYRAIGVSLGLLGIVVKFKIRIKPAKTYRYESKKILIDEVYSNLLNLKKENEHFEFYLFPYSDYVQVKVMNETRTKKHSFKFEKWKVATIENNAFWLLSEFSRNFPKSSSQISRISGSSVPNTRMVGPSHELFATTRNVKFNEMEYSIPAEYMNDATLEIQEEIKNKRFNVHFPIECRFVKGDNFLISPASMRDSAYIAIHMYKGMPHQEYFNRIEEILQSYNGRPHWGKMHSMNKEKLNHSYPSLSNFLTIRSQLDKNNIFVNAYLAKLFKFE
- a CDS encoding amino acid deaminase/aldolase; protein product: MVDRSVFSKLSMPCAFLDWDAFVQNVDDIAAKSNGKKIRIATKSIRSVQVLKYILESNDCYEGLMCYNPHEADFLAENGFDNLLIGYPTVDVIGLNKIALQIKKGKKIICMVDQTEQITIIEKIAAKNEIVIPLCIDIDMSTSFFGFHFGVRRSPIKEPRDLVPLLTHILQSLNVRLEGIMGYEAQIAGVGDDAKNRVLKNKIIQFLKKKSLGEIAKKRKEIVKYIEKDGYHLEFVNGGGTGSLHSTTKEKVVTEVTVGSGFYAPTLFDEYRSFQYQPAIGFALPIIRKPADKIFTCTSGGFIASGAVGKEKLPTPYSPNHCTLLPLEGAGEVQTPVFYSGHEDLKIGEAILFRPSKSGEIAERFSHLYVVSKNKIIDRFTTYRGDRGCFL